The genomic segment GTGCAAGATGCTGATGCAAGACGACGTCAAAATAGACTTGACGTTGTCTCGGGTGATTTTGGAATGAGGTTGCTGCGACTGAATAAATGAGGCGTGGATTGGTGACATGGGCCTGGGGAGggaggaaccagaccaaaccaccTGGGCACTCGCAAGCGGCAGCAACCGCCACTAGCCTCAACATGtacctaccaaggtacctCGTGTGGATCCGCAGGAGCGAACTTGGTTGCACGTTCCTGCTGCAGTGAATTTGATCCCAGACCTCTTCGAACCTCACCTCCTCATTCGCGCAACATTCTGCATCTCCGCCCAGACCACTACATACTGTATCCAACGAGAGCACGAGAGCATCCCGGCCTCAGAGTTGTTTGTCTCTCCTCAACCCTCGCCATGGCGTCAGCAATTGTCACGCGTTTCAGCCCTGTGTTTTATGCACCGCCATCGGCGGTTCTGGCTTGAAAGACGGCAATTTTCAAAGCAGGGGCCGGGCGCTATCCCGGTCCAGGAAATTACACAGGATGCTGCTGATCTACCCAAGGGACAGGACAGTTTCGACCGGGAGATACAGCCAACCCACACATCGGAAATGTAGGAAAACTGGAAGAGACACCTGAGGTTCGAGTTGAAGCGTTGCGTGTGGGTGAAGATGTTGTCCGTCAGGCTGTCGAGGCGTTAAAATCGTAGGTCCCTCATGCCATGTGCTttttgtttcaatgttgcgtTTGTCTTTGGGTCACTTTATTTGATGGCTGACTGGAGATAATGGTGCTCATCCTTATGAGGAGCCTGCGTATCACGTTATCAGGTTGGAGGACTTCTAAGCATCTCAGCTATGGATTACGGGCTCAGAAATTGGTTGATAGGTTGGCTGAGACATTTATTGCTGCCTCCTCCACGGTTAAACTACGTAAGTCCATACGGAGTGCTGCATCATGCGTTTGGGGGTGAAATTGCAGTCCTTGGCGGGGTTTTCCACAAAGCGCGTGTGCTTTTGTGCAAATCGAGCCTTTCTCCCATTTCTTACTTTGTTTATATTGACTACATGTTAGATTGGCAGAATCAGACAGCCGGCTAGAGGAATATGCTCATGTGAGAGAATACGTATATCCAATGCGTAAACTAAGGCCAAAAAGTGTCACATTCACAACCAACAGATACTGATTTGCTTGCTCACTTGTTGAAGGGGGACAAATGCAGCCGTCAGAAGGAGAACCTACTCAGAAGGGCCGTGGGCAATGTCACCATATAGTTGCACCCCAATGCAGATGGTGGTACAAACGGTTGCTCGactctctttttctccttgccTTGTGTTCCTAATCCCTGCAATGTTATTCAGCCCTCATCAACATGCGCCACGGCGCTTCGCTGCATATTATTATCAATGTCTATTTTGGCTGCGGAAGATATGACGGGCTGTGTGACCTGTTGAAGCCTTGGCCATATCGCACCCAGCCGGACACATAGAGAACTGGAACTGCGACTGTTCGAACAAGGGGTCCGTGGTAATTTATGTTGTGCTACTTGGAGGGACAAGGCTATTCGCTTCTCCTTTCCTGACTTGTCATATTGCTGCAACTATACCCAACTGCACTGCTGTCGCATTATTGAGGCCAGCCTCATAGATTATGAAACTACGTTACCTACGAAGCTCAGACAAAACATCACAGATGGCGCGTCGATAATGCGGAGCTCCAATACAACTATAACTAACATTTAAACGTTACAGGGGTCTCTCGCATGTTGGGTTTCCGGAGAGAGTTAGAGAAGAGCGGCGGAAAATATGAATGACAGGAGTAACAGCGTGATGCTTTGCGAAGTACTCTGTACACATTTGCCAAGATGTGAGACATGTCCACACTGTACTTAATGGACGTCTTGCCTTTGAATTAGAAGACTTTCAGGTTTCGTTTCAGCCAGGACAAGTACAGGTTAGATGGTTAGTCCGCAAGTTATAGCTCATCCCAGGCTAAGAATTGGTCAACCGATTTGTTGCGTCCCTCCAACCATTGGCTCAGAATAGCGGGCTGGCATTGGGACATAAATTAACTCTTCATCATCGGGCTCTGTTGAACAGACAAGCACGGATATCGGAGAAATGGCGACGACAGGTTCAAAAAAACTAGTGAGTAACAACCCGCAACAACCCGCAACGACACTTCACAATCGTGCATTTGTGGCATTTGTACACATGGAACAGCCAAATGCACATCAAGGAGGCGGATGCGAGGTTTTCAGCTTATAAAGCAACTATACAACGTTAACCATGGCCAAAGGAGGCACTGCCTACTCCTTTTGACTGGACTCAGTTCAAAGCTCAGAACCAAACCCCCACCGCAGACGATGGCAAGGGGCCAGTGACAAGCTTCTCGGACCTCAAAGAAGCCGCAGACTTCTCACATCTCATGCCTGCTGCCACACGCTCTAAAGGCACGTTCCCCCTGAACGGCCAACAATACGTCAACATGGACTTTATCGAACGCGCCGTACCGACCATGGCTTTTCTTGAAGACGAGCTGAACACGCCGAATCTCAACAAGCTCCATGACGATCTCTGGGTAGCTGGTCGACCCATGCCCCCTCGACCACTTACTTACCAGCTTGCGGCGTCGCGAAACATCACCGTAATGGAGAGCATGGACCTTCATCTCGTGTGGGAACCGGGTCGCATTTTTCTGAAACCTCTACCGCGGTATCTCCTCAACTCGACTTTCTGGGCGGAACACCTAGCCTGTGAGGAGGCATTAAGCAACTCCAATGTACCTCAAGGTGCAGTTTCTCACTCACAAcggcaaacaccaccacatcgGCCGGCCGTTCATACAAATCCGCAAAAGCTCATCTCACAGCACATAAAAGACCCAGCTGAAACTCTACGAGATAGAAGAAGGCATCTCTACAGTTCCGCCTACGGATTCCTCCTGTCCTACACGGCGCTCATCCAACATGAAAGCGACTTCCACATCGCCCAAGCAAACCACCTCGTTCCGTCCGACCTCCCCTGGGACTCGTGGCGACAGCTCTCATTTGCCCTCCTCAAAGACAGCCCCCACGGGATTGCCAGAGTAAACAAGCGCTACCACTACGGGGAATTACGCCTCGGGCGCCTCAACAAGATCGCCCGCCTGCGCAGCCTCCGCAAATTCAGACTGGCGGGTCTCATGCGCGGCTACAAGTTCGAATTTTCCACCTACGGCCAGCAACTGAGCGCGTACCTGGCGCCGATAGTAACTGCCATTGCGTACGTTTTGCTGGTCTTGACTGCCATGCAGGTTGGGCTGGCGACGGATGAAGCGAAGGAGAACGCAGCATTCCACCGGGCGTCTTGGGGGTTTACTGTGTTTGCGATTGTGGCTCCACTGGGGTTAGTTTCCTTGGTCTTTGTTCTTGTCTTTGTGTATGTTGTTTATAATGCCCTTGTTACGAAGAGGTTTAAGCGCAAGAGGATGGGATTTTATTCGAACTTGGGGATTGGGAACTAAGGGAGTGAAGAGGTGGCGATTAATGTTTGTCGGGTTGTTCGTAGGAGGGATATGTGAAGGTTTTTGTATCAATAGTAACAATTTCGACTTGTCCAAATGGTCGAGAGTTCTTTAGATTACCTGTGGGTTAATGGAAAGGAAGTCTTACTCTGGTATGTCTTTGAGGATGGTAGTCTGAGCGATGTCGCCGTATGCGTGGTTGTATTAATGAGAAGTCAACAATATCGCGCTGCATGAAGTGAGCGGTTCAATTATGCCCACGCACCCGTTTCGTTGACAGAATGCAATGAGGCTGAGAATGGAAAGGACGCAAATGTATCGCTATTTGTAACATGGGGGTAAGTTGTATTGATTCAGTATACTTAAAAAGGGTCACTGCTCGCAGCTGTCGGAAAGTGATGGCTGTTGATGGAACAACTTTATAAGTTGGAGTTGGCAGCATCGGCGGGGCATAACTATGCGAAAACGCACTCCTGTGTTTTATCACATGCACAAGCACTCCCGTTGTATGAAATGACTGAGAGTACTTGACATCTGTTCATATCGCACCATTCGGTCGATTAtccacagccaccaaaaTTGCTAcgccagccacagcagctATGTAGCAATgagacaaaaaaagaagctTCAAGACCAGTTtaaaaaaagaagaaaagaaaccCGAGACAAAAGACAGTCACCACTAGGCAAACCCATCATAGCCAGACACGGCCCCCCAGAAGCGCCAGCGCAGCCGCCGACGTAGCA from the Pochonia chlamydosporia 170 chromosome 6, whole genome shotgun sequence genome contains:
- a CDS encoding subtilisin-like serine protease (similar to Metarhizium robertsii ARSEF 23 XP_007817443.1), translated to MPAATRSKGTFPLNGQQYVNMDFIERAVPTMAFLEDELNTPNLNKLHDDLWVAGRPMPPRPLTYQLAASRNITVMESMDLHLVWEPGRIFLKPLPRYLLNSTFWAEHLACEEALSNSNVPQGAVSHSQRQTPPHRPAVHTNPQKLISQHIKDPAETLRDRRRHLYSSAYGFLLSYTALIQHESDFHIAQANHLVPSDLPWDSWRQLSFALLKDSPHGIARVNKRYHYGELRLGRLNKIARLRSLRKFRLAGLMRGYKFEFSTYGQQLSAYLAPIVTAIAYVLLVLTAMQVGLATDEAKENAAFHRASWGFTVFAIVAPLGLVSLVFVLVFVYVVYNALVTKRFKRKRMGFYSNLGIGN